Proteins encoded within one genomic window of Humulus lupulus chromosome 1, drHumLupu1.1, whole genome shotgun sequence:
- the LOC133814581 gene encoding uncharacterized mitochondrial protein AtMg00860-like — protein sequence MSFGLTNAPATFMDLMNKVFKVYLDKFVIVIIDDILIYSKTEEDHEDHLRKTLQRLKEQQLYAKLTKCEFWVEKVAFLCHIVTKDGVAVNPVKVEAVKDWPKPKNATDVRSFLGLAGYYRRFVEGFSKLTMPLTNLTRKQQKFVWSDKCKQSFQELKKRLTTAPVLCVPKSNEKFVVYCDASKMGLACVLMQIGKVVAWEYWGI from the coding sequence aTGTCATTTGGTCTAACAAACGCCCCTGCaacattcatggatttaatgaacaaggtgttcaaggtgTATTTAGACAAGTTTGTAATTGTCATTATTGACGATATTTTGATCTATTCGAAGACAGAGGAGGATCACGAGGATCATTTGAGAAAGACGCTTCAGAGGCTCAAAGAACAACAATTATATGCCAAGCTGACAAAGTGCGAGTTTTGGGTAGAGAAAGTGGCATTTCTATGCCACATAGTAACCAAGGACGGAGTAGCAGTGAACCCAGTTAAGGTTGAGGCTGTCAAGGATTGGCCAAAACCAAAGAATGCCACTGATgtaagaagttttcttggtctagccgGCTATTACAGGAgattcgtggaaggattctccaaATTGACAATGCCACTAACAAACCTTACTCGCAAACAACAAAAGTTCGTGTGGTCTGATAAATGCAAACAAAGTTTTCAAGAGTTAAAGAAGAGATTAACTACTGCTCCAGTGTTGTGTGTACCCAAAAGCAacgaaaagtttgtagtctactgtgatgcatccaagaTGGGTTTGGCATGTGTACTGATGCAAATCGGAAAAGTGGTGGcttgggaatattgggggatttga